A single window of Bremerella cremea DNA harbors:
- the pilM gene encoding pilus assembly protein PilM gives MIRLPLFHYAPIGIDIGSKSIKMVQFSKDYATIQEAASFDFPEPIAAEQDFDAYLAQLKQTLQRARVGRNFRGHDAIFCIHQRDLFLHNIRVNKNESKALANIVQQEAADRIPYSMLDAEIRFVESAELRQGEQTLREVIIMACFRPRLEALLELFEETGFRPISVDVEPMAILRAFTKQYRREADEQDRVLYVHVGYSNTAVIIAEGTQVLFIKYLNVGGRHFDEAVCRQLDMTMDDAVNLRRHSADRRRSQQTPEVERSVLNAMRDELERLHQELAMCIRYHSVTFRGRPLVRIVLSGGEATETLRAELERTTTIETELGDPLRLYDAPQVLGRHGQWDIAVGLAARQLGGKEA, from the coding sequence ATGATCCGTTTACCGCTCTTCCATTACGCACCGATCGGCATCGATATCGGCTCGAAAAGCATCAAGATGGTGCAATTTTCGAAGGACTATGCCACGATTCAGGAAGCGGCCTCGTTCGATTTTCCCGAGCCTATCGCAGCAGAGCAAGATTTCGACGCTTACTTGGCACAACTCAAACAAACCTTGCAGCGTGCCCGAGTCGGTCGGAACTTTCGCGGTCACGATGCGATTTTTTGCATCCATCAGCGCGACCTGTTTCTGCATAATATTCGGGTGAACAAGAACGAATCGAAAGCCCTGGCCAACATCGTTCAGCAAGAAGCGGCCGACCGGATTCCTTATTCGATGCTCGATGCCGAGATTCGTTTTGTCGAATCAGCAGAGCTTCGTCAGGGGGAACAAACGCTGCGGGAAGTGATCATCATGGCCTGCTTCCGCCCACGCTTGGAAGCCCTGCTAGAACTTTTCGAGGAGACTGGCTTCCGTCCGATTTCCGTCGATGTCGAGCCAATGGCCATTCTCCGAGCGTTCACCAAGCAGTATCGCCGGGAAGCGGACGAGCAAGATCGCGTGCTGTACGTGCATGTGGGGTATAGCAACACGGCGGTGATTATCGCCGAGGGTACGCAGGTCTTATTCATTAAATACTTGAACGTTGGCGGACGGCATTTCGACGAAGCCGTTTGCCGTCAACTTGACATGACGATGGACGATGCCGTCAACCTACGCCGCCATAGCGCCGACCGTCGCCGCTCGCAACAAACGCCCGAAGTCGAACGGAGTGTTCTTAATGCGATGCGTGACGAACTAGAACGCTTGCACCAAGAGTTAGCGATGTGCATTCGCTATCACAGCGTTACCTTCCGGGGTCGTCCGCTCGTCCGTATCGTGCTTTCTGGAGGCGAAGCAACCGAAACCCTGCGGGCCGAATTAGAGCGTACCACAACCATCGAGACTGAATTGGGTGATCCGCTACGTCTTTACGACGCCCCTCAAGTTCTTGGGCGACATGGCCAGTGGGATATCGCCGTCGGCTTGGCCGCGCGGCAGCTCGGAGGTAAGGAAGCATGA
- a CDS encoding pilus assembly FimT family protein, giving the protein MFWSPPSRSITQAASPDGLARRVGYTLIEILITIAVLGILAAVVIPQIGSSAPDQVLGVAQILASDLDYARTLAISNGSKYKLTFDLAHNAYVLTHSSSNSALDVLPAQPFRKPSADPQSLTISPDDFPRLGTRIKIVAVVTDETSPKDVDSIEFGTLGQTTRTQPTLIWLSSSAGAEEIYLPIRVHPITGLTEIGDFTSTAP; this is encoded by the coding sequence ATGTTCTGGTCCCCCCCATCACGATCGATCACGCAAGCGGCGTCCCCTGACGGTCTTGCCCGTCGCGTCGGGTACACGCTGATTGAGATCTTAATTACGATCGCCGTCTTGGGGATTCTGGCGGCGGTGGTCATTCCTCAAATCGGATCCAGTGCCCCAGATCAGGTGCTTGGAGTTGCCCAAATCCTGGCCTCCGATCTCGACTACGCACGTACGTTGGCTATCTCAAACGGCTCGAAATACAAGCTGACGTTCGATCTCGCTCATAATGCCTACGTCTTGACCCATAGCAGTTCCAACTCGGCCTTGGATGTCTTGCCCGCTCAACCATTTCGCAAACCTTCAGCCGATCCCCAGTCGTTAACCATCTCACCCGATGATTTTCCTCGCCTGGGTACCCGCATTAAAATCGTTGCAGTCGTTACCGACGAAACATCACCCAAGGATGTCGATTCAATCGAATTCGGCACACTCGGCCAAACCACCAGGACGCAACCTACACTTATCTGGCTTTCCTCCTCGGCTGGGGCGGAGGAAATCTATTTGCCGATTCGCGTCCATCCGATCACAGGCCTGACCGAAATCGGTGATTTCACATCGACTGCCCCTTAA
- a CDS encoding type II secretion system protein GspD codes for MRKLLIISLLLVSTLGGIGLAVFLESCDLSQWHLPAFLAQATPSVSLETTAEAEVTSVESVPPTPPVAVTPATPVTIAPVTTIPSPEPVPAPIQVALEPAVTQQFSQTPNPNNQQDRQWELLNKAFDTVKEVATHKADNPQQPPQPAIPEVVQPVPPPLDPIPAQPVPEPIETPRSSQPRIIPDEGDDRLTIVIQDSDIREVLEMLSEHGQLNILPSQNVQGQVSASLTKVDVPTALAAILKSTGYVMLEEDGFIYVGTPADMQSMSRLSDQLGTRIYKLKYIRAEDVQKLITPMLSETVGMISISAPTKTGIAADSTSSGSDDYAGLETVFVRDYEQVLKKIDRAILEIDCRPLQVAIEAMIMSVKLDDSLDMGVSFEALRGNDNIRLISGYPLNNLASLSLTEGGLKLGYLDANLSLFVDALETIGETNVIAAPQLLVLNKQRAEILIGQQKGYISTTVTESASTQTVEFLDVGTQLRIRPFITNDGMVRLEVHPEISTGEVRVEEGMTIPDKDVTQVTTNIMCPDGRTVVLGGLIKSGQIKKGTQIPLLGSLPGVGVLFRQKNEDLQREELIVLITPRIVDPNHIPQDGENARELFEIQHEYSADKMSPLSKRHIARNYYRLATSAWATGDALSALRYVNLSIHYDALNLEAVNLRETIVGETGLGDRTVHSHLKEGLYPWQHPHGVAVSPWHLNQGGTLPAVEQVVTPPPKHVVNPRIKNH; via the coding sequence ATGAGAAAACTCCTGATCATTTCGCTGCTCTTGGTAAGCACGCTAGGCGGTATCGGCCTAGCCGTCTTCCTTGAATCGTGCGACCTGTCGCAGTGGCATCTGCCCGCCTTCCTGGCCCAAGCCACCCCCTCGGTCTCGCTGGAAACAACTGCCGAAGCCGAAGTCACCTCTGTGGAGAGCGTACCGCCGACCCCGCCGGTTGCCGTCACACCTGCGACACCGGTTACCATCGCTCCCGTTACCACGATCCCAAGTCCAGAGCCCGTTCCTGCGCCGATTCAAGTTGCCTTGGAACCGGCCGTTACGCAGCAATTTTCGCAAACCCCAAATCCCAACAACCAGCAAGACCGTCAGTGGGAACTGCTCAACAAAGCGTTCGACACCGTCAAGGAAGTCGCCACACATAAAGCCGATAATCCACAACAACCACCGCAGCCAGCGATTCCTGAAGTCGTTCAGCCGGTGCCTCCGCCGCTCGATCCAATTCCTGCCCAGCCAGTTCCCGAACCGATCGAGACGCCACGTTCTTCGCAGCCAAGAATCATTCCCGATGAAGGGGACGACCGGCTCACCATCGTCATTCAAGACAGCGACATTCGCGAAGTCCTGGAGATGCTCAGCGAGCATGGCCAATTGAACATCCTGCCGAGCCAAAACGTGCAAGGCCAGGTTTCCGCTTCACTAACCAAAGTTGACGTTCCGACCGCCTTGGCGGCGATCTTGAAGTCGACCGGTTATGTGATGCTGGAAGAGGATGGTTTTATCTACGTCGGCACTCCAGCAGATATGCAAAGCATGAGTCGCCTGAGCGATCAATTGGGCACGCGAATTTACAAACTGAAATACATCCGGGCGGAAGACGTCCAAAAGCTGATCACTCCGATGTTAAGCGAGACGGTCGGCATGATTAGTATTTCGGCCCCCACCAAAACAGGCATCGCCGCCGATTCGACCAGTTCCGGCTCGGACGATTACGCTGGGCTAGAAACGGTCTTCGTCCGCGACTACGAACAAGTCCTCAAGAAGATCGACCGTGCCATTTTGGAAATCGACTGCCGTCCGCTGCAGGTCGCCATTGAAGCGATGATCATGAGCGTGAAGCTCGACGACTCGCTTGACATGGGCGTTAGTTTCGAGGCGTTACGTGGCAACGATAACATACGCCTGATCTCTGGCTACCCGCTCAACAACCTCGCCTCGCTCAGCTTGACCGAAGGGGGGCTGAAGCTTGGCTACCTCGACGCGAATCTATCTTTGTTTGTGGACGCCCTGGAAACGATCGGCGAAACGAACGTGATTGCCGCGCCGCAGTTGCTGGTATTGAACAAGCAGCGTGCCGAGATCTTAATCGGTCAGCAAAAGGGTTACATCAGCACCACCGTTACCGAAAGCGCCTCCACGCAAACGGTTGAGTTTCTGGATGTTGGTACCCAATTGCGGATTCGCCCTTTCATTACCAACGACGGCATGGTGCGGCTGGAAGTTCATCCGGAAATCTCTACCGGTGAAGTGCGCGTCGAAGAAGGGATGACCATTCCCGATAAGGACGTCACGCAGGTTACCACCAACATCATGTGCCCCGATGGGCGAACCGTGGTACTGGGCGGTCTGATAAAGAGTGGTCAGATCAAAAAGGGTACGCAAATTCCACTGTTGGGCAGCTTGCCAGGTGTCGGCGTTTTGTTCCGACAAAAAAATGAAGACCTGCAACGCGAAGAACTGATCGTGCTGATCACGCCCCGGATTGTCGATCCGAATCATATTCCGCAAGATGGCGAGAACGCACGGGAGCTGTTCGAGATTCAGCATGAATACAGCGCCGACAAGATGAGTCCGCTAAGCAAGCGACACATCGCACGAAACTACTACCGCCTGGCGACTTCGGCCTGGGCGACCGGCGATGCCTTGTCCGCGCTGCGTTACGTCAATCTTTCGATCCACTACGACGCGTTGAACTTGGAAGCGGTTAATCTGCGTGAAACGATCGTCGGCGAGACGGGCCTAGGAGATCGAACGGTGCATTCGCACTTGAAAGAAGGCCTTTACCCGTGGCAACATCCGCACGGTGTTGCGGTTTCTCCTTGGCATTTGAACCAAGGGGGCACACTGCCAGCGGTCGAGCAGGTCGTGACTCCTCCGCCCAAGCATGTGGTCAATCCGCGAATCAAAAACCATTAG
- the pilO gene encoding type 4a pilus biogenesis protein PilO, with the protein MKWSLPKTSTPFVLLGLAFVVAFVLLVYFPLQRVIKTAQNELATLQATLHQEDTLLAQIEAHRAESREIDNVIAAWPQVANPNLHLSQMLGKISREARQVGADALRLEPGQSQAMQAVHRIPVQLGCRGTFQEIHQLICQIDTLPYQLWIERVELAPADDQKHELTCEMDFTAFIVPVKDSH; encoded by the coding sequence ATGAAATGGTCTTTGCCGAAAACTTCCACTCCATTCGTTTTGCTGGGCTTAGCGTTCGTGGTCGCCTTTGTTCTGCTGGTTTACTTTCCGCTGCAGCGTGTCATCAAAACGGCCCAAAATGAGTTGGCCACATTGCAGGCCACACTGCATCAAGAAGATACGCTGCTAGCTCAAATCGAAGCCCATCGAGCTGAAAGCCGCGAGATCGATAACGTCATTGCAGCCTGGCCCCAAGTCGCTAATCCCAACCTTCATTTAAGCCAAATGCTGGGCAAGATCTCGCGTGAAGCCCGGCAAGTAGGTGCTGATGCCTTACGACTAGAACCGGGACAATCGCAAGCAATGCAAGCAGTTCACCGTATTCCGGTGCAGTTAGGTTGCCGAGGTACGTTTCAGGAAATTCACCAGTTGATCTGCCAAATAGATACGCTCCCTTACCAACTGTGGATCGAACGCGTCGAGCTAGCACCGGCCGACGATCAGAAGCATGAATTGACGTGTGAAATGGATTTCACAGCTTTTATCGTTCCGGTAAAAGATTCGCATTAG
- a CDS encoding tetratricopeptide repeat protein: MRTLLFLVLICPLLGCAISPAWKEAILDPGKQQRERKEEIKRLVEHRHQQAHLQAAAAMLDEGRYDDCLRVLDSLAKSNPDAQEVQLLRAEVRMSQSQYPAAAAIYEELLQKNPSDANLHHLHAMALEFSGDTTSALVAFQRAAELSPDSNVIQMSQLPQPTAGMLR, translated from the coding sequence ATGCGTACATTGCTTTTCCTGGTTCTGATTTGCCCTTTGCTTGGCTGCGCGATTTCTCCGGCTTGGAAGGAAGCGATCCTCGATCCCGGCAAGCAGCAGCGGGAACGGAAGGAAGAGATCAAGCGACTGGTCGAACATCGCCATCAGCAAGCTCACCTTCAAGCGGCTGCGGCCATGCTCGATGAAGGGCGGTACGATGATTGTCTGCGCGTGCTAGATAGCCTCGCCAAGTCGAATCCAGATGCTCAAGAGGTGCAATTGCTAAGGGCCGAAGTTCGCATGTCGCAAAGCCAATACCCGGCGGCAGCTGCCATCTACGAAGAATTACTCCAGAAGAATCCCAGCGATGCCAACCTGCATCACTTGCATGCGATGGCGTTGGAGTTCTCTGGCGACACGACCTCTGCTCTCGTAGCATTCCAACGCGCGGCAGAGCTTTCGCCTGATAGCAACGTTATTCAAATGAGCCAGCTTCCTCAACCAACCGCAGGAATGCTGCGATAG
- a CDS encoding PilW family protein produces the protein MKNHQTTRKPGLTLAELLVASAVMGILCVGFGTLAVSVQMANTFAQERNQVGQHARVILLRIENAIQKAHATEAFPGFLPITYDDGSYDFPQAIAIWNPSGIPTNDYPLVNQLTFFACDPAAPNRLLEITNPSLTTVAPALNAPSDWRNLVQRLIDDTNSDMVEITDLLRAGKLGSNFYSTLRFKSRITPTATELAEARAGTVSWESLNWPTSIYSSQSGLRQAWCAFEFQLVPSSDIATHATFKDESSPFFGSSALYYQVTR, from the coding sequence ATGAAAAACCATCAGACAACACGAAAGCCTGGGCTAACGCTGGCCGAACTGCTTGTTGCCAGTGCGGTAATGGGGATTCTCTGCGTTGGTTTCGGTACTTTGGCGGTTTCGGTCCAAATGGCCAATACGTTCGCGCAAGAGAGGAACCAAGTCGGACAACATGCCCGCGTCATTTTGCTCCGGATCGAGAATGCCATTCAAAAAGCCCACGCGACCGAGGCGTTCCCCGGCTTCTTGCCAATCACCTACGACGACGGCAGCTACGACTTTCCTCAGGCGATCGCCATTTGGAATCCTAGCGGGATCCCCACCAACGATTACCCGCTGGTCAACCAACTCACCTTTTTTGCCTGCGATCCTGCGGCCCCTAATCGGCTGCTGGAGATCACCAACCCCAGCCTCACTACCGTTGCCCCAGCTTTGAATGCTCCGTCCGATTGGCGGAACCTGGTGCAAAGATTGATCGACGATACCAATTCCGATATGGTCGAGATTACCGACTTATTGCGGGCTGGAAAGCTGGGCTCGAACTTCTACAGCACACTCCGTTTTAAATCACGAATCACACCAACCGCCACCGAACTAGCCGAAGCGCGGGCTGGAACGGTCTCGTGGGAAAGCTTGAACTGGCCGACAAGTATCTACTCGTCGCAATCAGGCCTCCGTCAAGCTTGGTGTGCCTTCGAGTTTCAGCTAGTCCCCAGTTCCGATATCGCCACGCATGCCACATTCAAAGACGAATCGTCTCCATTCTTTGGTTCTTCGGCCCTCTATTACCAGGTGACGAGGTGA
- a CDS encoding LamG-like jellyroll fold domain-containing protein, which produces MPRRSSQSERSGFAVVIVLALLTVTLALSYSMMRVQANTNEIQRNMSRQANARQAAISGISAGLREMYGSNWGGIGSTLSMNLGNNHSYQVRYDTGDPWLAEDAPDYAEFPFRVTVTSTGYALDSINSTVKSQYTIRAVVQLVRKKLQANPSQWTAAAGYTLYSFGTKDNYLEAPWQVHGQVLINGELHLCEDWQVTNRPFCGYIDEIAIYDRVLSGYEIYSIASRGNSSASTLSSTLNRPGIRHWWRFNEADYTSTTAFDSVGGRHGKYKGGVYPGIDIGGDNKVVLVDGVSGRIELGDFDLPDHSNFTIAAWLRPTNIDGDNEEGRIISRASGTSAQDHWWMLGAKRSGLNSYPWTRLKTTSNFYDKSPNKGSFSTQDWNFVVLTFEADENELKLYNNGYERDDWTAYGTAASSSNLLTWIGDNPPGAARSRLLEDFTRLAIDGGGNYRPLSGSITLSNETNPLSTALTLYRQLGCSVRLTSPDAGSHSNTTVSGSTYQLYPGGQAYSLEEVPGSIENTSLLPDVVTNPLGLYRSNGSLNIRDNVSIKGTLICQPNSGKLKLRGSSFSVQALPLPPLVNDDTAYQLPVLIAGDDFEIDSNAQASIQGAVVAFGEFEADDGDSESYFQIDGPVFAENVDLQACDSWQSTAAYSATHQQNFLNIKGQTTTENFAQWLNESTSGKLTDRFRIALPENPPTYQWLDLSQPIYQVGDDDTGLVWELIRWKDNGGV; this is translated from the coding sequence ATGCCAAGACGATCTAGTCAAAGCGAGCGATCAGGATTCGCCGTGGTCATCGTGCTGGCTCTGCTCACGGTGACATTGGCGCTGTCGTATTCGATGATGCGAGTTCAAGCCAACACCAACGAAATCCAGCGCAACATGAGCCGCCAAGCAAATGCCCGCCAAGCGGCAATCTCTGGCATTTCGGCGGGCCTGCGCGAGATGTACGGAAGCAACTGGGGAGGCATCGGCAGTACTCTCTCGATGAACTTAGGCAATAACCATTCGTACCAGGTCCGCTACGATACGGGGGATCCTTGGCTCGCCGAAGACGCTCCCGATTACGCCGAATTTCCTTTTCGCGTTACCGTCACTTCGACCGGTTACGCCCTGGACAGCATCAATTCAACGGTCAAATCGCAATATACGATCCGCGCCGTAGTGCAACTCGTGCGGAAGAAACTTCAAGCCAATCCTAGCCAATGGACCGCCGCTGCGGGGTACACACTGTACAGCTTTGGTACCAAAGACAACTATTTGGAAGCGCCTTGGCAAGTTCACGGCCAGGTGCTGATCAACGGCGAACTCCACCTGTGCGAAGATTGGCAAGTCACCAATCGCCCCTTCTGCGGTTACATTGATGAAATCGCCATTTACGATCGAGTCCTGAGCGGTTACGAAATCTACTCGATCGCATCGCGTGGAAACTCTTCTGCATCCACTCTATCGAGCACGTTAAACCGTCCAGGTATTCGCCATTGGTGGCGTTTCAACGAAGCAGACTATACCTCCACAACCGCCTTTGATTCCGTGGGTGGCCGCCATGGCAAGTACAAAGGAGGGGTCTATCCTGGCATCGATATCGGGGGAGACAACAAAGTGGTCTTAGTCGACGGTGTCTCGGGGCGTATCGAGTTGGGCGATTTTGACTTACCTGATCATAGCAATTTCACAATCGCTGCATGGCTTCGTCCGACGAACATAGACGGCGACAACGAAGAAGGGCGGATCATTTCCCGTGCCTCCGGAACAAGCGCCCAGGATCATTGGTGGATGCTGGGCGCAAAACGTTCGGGGCTTAATTCGTACCCCTGGACTCGTCTCAAAACGACCTCCAACTTCTATGACAAAAGTCCAAACAAAGGAAGTTTCAGCACGCAAGACTGGAATTTCGTGGTGCTCACTTTTGAAGCCGATGAGAATGAACTGAAGTTGTATAACAACGGTTACGAACGAGACGACTGGACAGCTTATGGAACCGCCGCGAGTTCTTCGAACCTGTTGACTTGGATTGGTGACAACCCACCCGGTGCGGCCCGGTCACGACTGTTGGAAGACTTCACACGGTTGGCCATCGACGGAGGAGGAAACTATCGCCCGCTCTCTGGCAGCATCACCCTCTCGAACGAGACCAACCCGCTGAGTACCGCCCTCACGCTTTATCGTCAACTTGGCTGTAGTGTTCGCTTGACTTCGCCCGACGCTGGCAGCCATTCCAATACGACCGTTTCAGGGTCGACCTATCAACTTTATCCCGGCGGGCAAGCGTATTCGCTCGAAGAGGTTCCAGGCTCGATCGAGAATACGTCACTTCTCCCTGATGTGGTGACCAATCCCTTGGGGCTTTATCGCAGCAATGGCTCTCTGAACATTCGCGACAATGTTTCGATTAAAGGAACTTTGATCTGTCAGCCGAATAGTGGCAAGCTCAAGCTTCGTGGCTCGTCGTTTTCGGTCCAAGCTTTGCCTTTGCCACCGCTTGTCAATGACGACACCGCCTACCAACTTCCTGTCCTAATCGCCGGCGACGACTTTGAAATTGACTCGAATGCTCAAGCGTCAATCCAAGGCGCGGTGGTGGCCTTTGGAGAGTTCGAAGCCGATGACGGTGATTCGGAATCGTATTTTCAAATCGACGGCCCTGTCTTTGCCGAAAACGTTGATTTGCAAGCATGCGATAGCTGGCAATCGACTGCCGCATACTCGGCGACTCACCAGCAGAACTTCTTGAACATCAAGGGACAAACCACCACGGAGAATTTTGCCCAGTGGCTTAACGAATCGACCTCGGGAAAATTAACCGATCGGTTTAGAATCGCTTTACCCGAGAACCCGCCAACCTATCAATGGCTCGATCTCAGCCAGCCGATCTACCAGGTTGGCGATGACGATACAGGACTCGTGTGGGAACTTATCCGCTGGAAAGATAACGGCGGCGTCTAA
- the nadC gene encoding carboxylating nicotinate-nucleotide diphosphorylase, which translates to MPKEFHQVAWDDLLQDDCRRLIALAVREDLGREHDWSTLSIVPESATGEVRIVARQEGVLAGGKVVDLIIQDLELDVTATHHFADGAVIVPGDVLITLQGSVRDLLTTERIVLNFLGRLVGIATLTRTYLQEVQGTAAKVYDTRKTTPGWRRLEKYAVQCGGGTNHRTGLYEAVMLKDNHLAWYTEATGKAAQLGDLVPIVRQFLIDQLGEQEGQKRIIEIEVDRLEQLREVLPSQPDIVLLDNMDCETLSAAVALRNESAPNVQLEASGGVNLNTIGAIAQTGVDRISVGALTHSAVNVDLGYDWV; encoded by the coding sequence ATGCCCAAGGAATTTCATCAGGTAGCCTGGGACGATCTCTTACAAGATGATTGTCGCCGCTTGATCGCGTTAGCCGTTCGCGAAGACCTCGGTCGCGAGCACGACTGGTCAACCCTCAGCATCGTGCCAGAATCGGCGACCGGCGAGGTTCGTATCGTGGCGCGGCAAGAGGGGGTTTTGGCGGGGGGGAAAGTCGTCGATCTGATCATTCAAGATCTCGAACTCGACGTCACGGCGACTCACCATTTTGCCGATGGGGCCGTTATCGTCCCGGGTGATGTGCTAATCACCCTGCAAGGAAGCGTTCGCGATTTGCTGACAACCGAACGAATCGTGCTTAATTTTCTGGGGCGTCTGGTCGGCATCGCCACGCTTACGCGTACTTATTTACAGGAAGTGCAGGGGACCGCGGCCAAAGTTTACGATACCCGCAAGACAACGCCCGGCTGGCGGCGTCTGGAAAAATACGCTGTGCAATGTGGCGGTGGCACGAACCACCGAACCGGCTTGTACGAGGCCGTGATGCTCAAAGACAACCACCTGGCTTGGTATACAGAAGCGACCGGCAAGGCGGCGCAACTGGGCGATCTGGTTCCGATTGTCCGTCAGTTTTTGATCGACCAACTGGGTGAGCAAGAGGGACAGAAGCGGATTATCGAGATCGAAGTCGATCGTCTGGAGCAACTCCGCGAAGTTCTTCCCAGCCAGCCAGACATCGTGCTGCTCGATAACATGGACTGCGAAACGCTTTCCGCTGCTGTTGCCCTCCGCAACGAATCAGCCCCGAACGTGCAGTTGGAAGCTTCTGGCGGGGTCAATCTCAACACTATCGGCGCGATCGCCCAGACCGGGGTCGATCGGATTAGTGTTGGGGCGTTAACCCACTCGGCAGTCAACGTCGACCTAGGATACGACTGGGTCTAG